In Clostridium sp. DL-VIII, the following proteins share a genomic window:
- a CDS encoding VOC family protein produces MRLDGIGIFVNDMKIMVEFYKNILGFEIEWDGKEPNVMLKKDGTLFMFYGRNDFEKMTNKRFNYVGGINGHYEIALSVLKYSDVDLVYGDIISKGAESVMEPTTEPWGQRTCYIADPEGNLIEIGSFNE; encoded by the coding sequence ATGAGACTGGATGGCATTGGAATATTCGTAAATGATATGAAGATTATGGTTGAGTTTTATAAAAATATTCTTGGATTTGAAATAGAGTGGGATGGAAAAGAACCAAACGTAATGCTTAAAAAAGATGGGACATTGTTTATGTTTTATGGAAGAAATGATTTTGAAAAAATGACAAATAAGCGATTTAATTATGTTGGTGGTATCAATGGGCATTATGAAATTGCTTTAAGTGTACTAAAGTATAGTGATGTGGATTTAGTATATGGAGACATCATTTCTAAAGGAGCAGAATCAGTAATGGAACCAACAACGGAACCTTGGGGACAAAGAACGTGTTATATTGCAGATCCTGAAGGAAATCTTATTGAGATTGGTTCATTTAATGAGTAA
- a CDS encoding GNAT family protein: MLKGDNVTIRPIEKGDFELFYLWIQSQKCLGDFMDIDMVYKETFLENFEKSTKNATRFYAIIEDKDGNPIGEINSIEVIGSNTTLEIGLLIAEESSRGKGIGIECIRLFVNYLFKTKNIMRIQYITRTDNMRMKAIGEKTGFKIEGILKKYKFVDGDFRDFYLMAITRDYWKL, from the coding sequence ATGCTTAAAGGAGATAATGTAACAATAAGGCCTATAGAAAAGGGCGATTTTGAGCTTTTTTATTTATGGATACAGAGCCAAAAATGTTTAGGTGATTTTATGGACATTGATATGGTATATAAAGAAACTTTTTTGGAAAATTTCGAGAAAAGTACAAAGAATGCTACTAGATTTTATGCAATAATTGAAGATAAGGATGGCAATCCAATAGGTGAAATAAACTCTATAGAAGTTATAGGCAGTAATACTACTCTCGAAATAGGTTTGTTAATAGCTGAAGAGTCATCAAGAGGTAAAGGAATAGGAATAGAATGTATAAGATTATTTGTTAATTATCTTTTTAAAACTAAAAATATAATGAGAATTCAGTACATAACCAGAACTGACAATATGCGCATGAAAGCAATTGGAGAAAAAACTGGATTTAAGATAGAAGGAATATTAAAGAAGTATAAATTTGTTGATGGAGATTTTAGAGATTTTTACTTAATGGCTATTACTAGAGATTATTGGAAATTATAA
- the cobC gene encoding alpha-ribazole phosphatase has product MKLFFIRHGQTDWNVKGKIQGSCDIELNDTGIIQAEKLSNKVLENKYKFTKIYSSPQRRAVKTAEILSKATNVEYISIQGLEEINLGEWEGLSWTEVKEKYPIEYEKWYANRRYAKPPKGESYQDMLQRVLTSIHKIVNENCDNAVIVTHSAVIMCIQCYLTNTPFDEMTKFKTNNTSITEIDGDSLIR; this is encoded by the coding sequence ATGAAATTATTTTTTATAAGACATGGACAAACAGACTGGAATGTAAAAGGGAAAATACAAGGAAGTTGTGATATTGAACTTAATGATACTGGTATTATCCAAGCAGAAAAATTAAGTAATAAGGTATTAGAAAATAAATATAAATTTACAAAAATCTATTCAAGTCCACAAAGAAGAGCAGTTAAAACAGCAGAAATTTTGAGCAAGGCTACTAATGTGGAATATATATCAATACAAGGATTAGAGGAAATTAATCTTGGAGAATGGGAAGGATTATCATGGACTGAAGTCAAAGAAAAATATCCAATAGAATATGAAAAATGGTATGCAAATAGAAGATATGCTAAACCTCCAAAAGGGGAATCATATCAGGATATGTTACAGCGTGTTTTGACTTCAATACATAAGATTGTAAATGAGAATTGTGATAATGCTGTAATTGTAACTCATAGTGCTGTAATTATGTGTATACAATGTTATTTAACCAACACCCCTTTTGATGAAATGACTAAATTTAAAACAAATAATACTTCAATTACAGAAATAGATGGTGATTCATTAATAAGGTAA
- a CDS encoding GNAT family N-acetyltransferase codes for MNIKFNKMTEKDIPNLVQIMKRAFDYDTKIHLGKETGGPPGYDDGTFLRKWGLNKEATSYCIYLDNILIGGVILWINDNNENCLGNLFIDINYEDKGIGTKIWSEIESMYPNTRVWNTETPIFSHRNHNFYVNKCGFNVIEIKDPKDLEEGSFILKKVIS; via the coding sequence ATGAATATAAAATTTAATAAAATGACTGAAAAAGATATTCCTAATCTTGTGCAAATAATGAAAAGAGCCTTTGATTATGATACCAAAATTCATTTGGGAAAAGAAACTGGTGGTCCTCCTGGATATGATGATGGTACATTTTTAAGGAAATGGGGATTGAATAAAGAAGCAACTTCCTATTGTATATATTTAGATAATATTCTTATCGGAGGAGTAATTCTTTGGATTAACGATAATAATGAAAACTGCTTAGGTAATTTATTTATTGATATTAATTATGAGGATAAAGGAATTGGAACAAAAATTTGGAGTGAAATTGAAAGCATGTATCCAAATACTCGAGTATGGAATACTGAGACTCCTATTTTTTCTCATAGAAATCATAATTTTTATGTCAATAAGTGTGGTTTTAATGTAATTGAAATAAAAGATCCGAAAGATTTAGAAGAAGGTAGTTTTATTTTAAAAAAAGTAATTTCATAA
- a CDS encoding GNAT family N-acetyltransferase, producing the protein MFDLRYATHKDYNFLYELNKITMLKYIEKIWGWEENIQQKFFGDKFSHEKYKIIVYDDVDIGVVAVSTNDNSIFIEIIEILPEYQSKGIGTEIISKIIADSKNKNYSRVWLQVFKMNPAKKLYDRLGFLTKSETETHYIMELNLK; encoded by the coding sequence ATGTTTGATTTAAGATATGCAACACACAAGGACTATAATTTTTTATATGAGCTAAATAAAATTACAATGCTGAAATATATAGAAAAGATATGGGGATGGGAAGAAAATATACAACAAAAATTTTTCGGAGATAAATTTTCACATGAAAAGTATAAAATTATAGTTTACGATGATGTGGACATAGGTGTTGTAGCAGTTTCTACAAATGATAATTCTATTTTTATTGAGATTATTGAAATATTACCAGAATATCAAAGCAAGGGAATTGGCACTGAGATAATAAGTAAAATAATCGCTGATTCAAAAAATAAAAATTATAGTAGAGTATGGCTTCAAGTATTTAAAATGAATCCTGCTAAAAAATTATATGATAGACTTGGATTTTTAACAAAAAGTGAAACAGAAACACATTATATAATGGAATTAAATTTAAAATAA